The following nucleotide sequence is from Bacteroidota bacterium.
ATTGAAGGTTTTGTTTGAAATACACAAATAAGTCAACCAGCTCTTCGTGGCTTAAATGATGACAAAATAAAGAGCAATGCACAATGTCTATATTTTTGTTTTCCGAAAGGAAATCGGAGTAATTCATGCAAACTCCATTAATCTCAGGATATTCGGCACAATGCGTGTTTAAATAAGCAATGGCATCAGGATTGAAATCTACGCCTGTTAATTGTACTTTAAGATTATTCTTCCTTGCCCAATTGGCAATATTTACTAAGAAATCGCCACTTCCACAGCCCAGATCCACGATGTGATATGTTTTGTTATGAATGTAAACCAATTGTTTTATCCCTTTCATGGAAATTCTATATCCTCCTGTAAACTTGTTTAGGAAATCGAGTTCTTTCAGGTTTTTTCGAAGTAGGTTGGCATCAATGTTTGGTTCATCAAGCATTTCCTTCTGTAAGGAACGGTGTTTAAACTTATTCGGCATAGGTAAACTTTGCTGTTTCGATGCTTAATCCCGGTCCAAACCCAATGGCAAGTATGGTTTCTTCGGGTTTATGACTTGAATGCATCATCTCATTCAGTACAAATAAAATGGTGGGAGAAGACATATTTCCATTTTCCTCAAATACCTTGTAGGAATGTTGCAAATCTTCGGTGCTAAGTTCCAGTTGCTTTTTTAGGGCATCCAGTATTCTTTTACCACCAGGGTGCACAGCCCACTTATTTATTTTTAAAGGGTCGATATTCAGGTTTAAGCTCGCTTTTGAAACAATTTCCTTTGAATGACTGCCTATAAAATCAGGTATTGCAGGATCTAAAACCATTTCGAAATTTAAAGACTTAATGTTCCACGCCATAAAGTTTTTTCCTTTGTCCAGCAACAGCGAGTAAAAACCATTCATTTCCAATCCTTTTTGGCTATTCTGTTTGGCAGCCTTATTCGAAACAACCAAAACAGCCGCAGCCCCATCGCCGAAAATGGTGTTCGACAACAAATTATCGGTATTGTCCTTAGGTTGAAAATGTAGGGTGCACAACTCCACACACACTACCAGCACTTTTGCATTTTCATCGGTTTTGACAATCATATCTGCAATTTTCAGGGCCGGGAATGCAGCATTACAACCCATAAAATTTACCGATGTTCGGAAGATATCGTTGGGAAGCTGTAACCGCTCCATAATCTCGGTATCGATGCCGGGTGAATACAATCCGGTGCAAGTGACGGTAATTAAATGGCTAATTTTAATTTCCGCAGGGGTGCTATTCAACTTTTTAATAGCCTTGTGTATGGCATCAATTGCCAAAGAAGCAGCATGCTCTTTATACACGAGTAATCTTTCTTCCACATTTGGTGCTGTTTTACCGGTAGCAAAAATAATTCTGTCCGAACAATCAGGATTAAAGTCTGGAACAACGGAATAGCGCTTTTTAATACCACTTTGATGAAACAGCAATTTTAGCTTCCGCGATGCAGTATTATTTTTATAGGCCGTCTGCATGAATTTTAAGATATCCTCTTGTGGGGTGCAATATTTTGGTAAAGCAGTTCCGATTGAAATTATTCTACTCATTTTTAAAACCAGGTAAAGGATTTATTCAAAATCAAAATCAGGAAATATGAATTCATACAAGCGGATGTCAAGAGGTTCATAGTCATGGTATTTTCGAAATTAGCATACCGCGTGTCCTTGCGAACCTTATTAAACCAGATGTTCAATTTAATAATTACAGGAAGCATCATGATAATAAAAACGACCCATTGGCCCGGTTTGCTTGTTAAACTGAAATAATAAAAAAGGATTAGCGTGGCAATTGAAAACAAGATGGCTGAAAAAATAAAGGTTCCTTTATATCCAAGTTTATAGCTTATGCTGATTACCCCATCCTTTTTATCGGCCTCGTGCTGATAAATTTGGGTCAGGGGATAAACACTGCCAATAAATAAACTGGATACACTCATACAAATAATGTGATTAAGCGACAAAACTTCAACTGAAAAGCCGGAAATTGCCGTAAACGCCATCAGGTATACAAAGGCACCCTGAAAAATAAATACGGTTAGAAACCCAACGATGGGATATTTCTTTAATCGGATTCTTCTGTAGCTATAAGCCCTGGACATGCTTATAAAAATCAACACAAAAAGCGAAAAGAAAATTGAAACCAATAAAGCCAAAAGCACAGCCGCAATATCAAACATGAGGGTTACATAAAATAAGTTTTCAGAAACCTTTGGAGGATGCTTTAGCCCGCCTATACTACTCTCATCTCGATCCTGGTAACTATTATACCCATTGCTGGAGGGAAAAACCAAGAGGTGGAGAATAAAAAATGCAATGGCAGTGGATAGCCAGTTCACACTGTTTGCCTGACTTAAGGCAAAAAGAAACACAGGCATTAAAAAAAAAGAAAACGGAAAACGAAGGTGTTTTACGGTGCTACAATCAAACAAATAGGGATTGATAATGAATTTAGCCATTTCAGAGAATTTGTTAAATGATTAGCCTCTATTATGCCTGTTACAAATTTTAATTTTGCCCACGCTCACCCCTCTTTCCCCTTAAGGGGATGACCCCCGCGCTGTTCCATGAAGTGACTTAAAATGTGCTTTTTAGCAAAATAAACAGAAGCTTGAAATTAATATGAAACCAAGATTTATGTATCTTACTGTTATGATAATAGTTAATCATTATTTCTTAAAACCACAACATGTTAAATGCTATATTGTTTTATACATGCCTGTAATAAAATAATCATGTTAGGCTGGTGTTTTTTTACTTAGACAATTTCCGAATTTAGCAACTAAAAACCTAAGTCTTAAACATTCGGTCTTGTATTCTGTTCTTTTTACAACAAATCAACTACGGCATTCTGCAAATAAAGTGTATGTAGAAATAGATCAGTTTCCCGGCCCACAAATTTTTATTAACCCATGAAAAACACACTCGTTATTGGAAGCACCGGATTGGTAGGAAGCCACCTGGTTCGCGAACTGGAAGCCCATGCCGGCGTCGAAACCATTCGCCTTCTGGTAAGAAAATCCGGTGTTGCCGCTGGCAAAAAAACCGAAGTAATTGTAAGCGATTTCTCAAAAGAATCTTTGTCTGAGGCCATGCAAGGGATTTCAGCAGTTTTTATCTGCCTGGGCACTACCATTATAAAAGCCGGCAGCATACAAGCAATGGAAGCCATCGACCGCGATTTACCCATACAAATAGCCAGCTTTGCAAGCCAGAATGGTGTGAAACAACTGGCAGCAGTGTCTTCTGTCGGGGCTAATGCGAAATCGGGCAATTACTACCTGCGCATTAAAGGTGAAATGGAACAAGGCATTCAAAAAATTGGTTTCGAGAATCTTGCTCTTGTAAGACCCTCCCTTATTTTGGGAGACAGAAACGAAAAACGCTTTGGAGAAAGCTTCGCAAAAGTGATGATGCGAGCTGCAGGCTTTCTTTTCGTCGGCAAATTACGTAAATACAAAGCTATCCATGCACGCACCATTGCCCGTGCCATGATACACATTTTAGAGCAAAACAATCAAAAAATAGTGTTTGAGTCAGACACACTGCAGGTTTTAGGACAATAAAGCCTTTGAGGAGAAAACACAAACCAAAATCACTCCAGATACTTTCAATTCCAATTTAATTTAGTACACCCATCTGTCTGTATTTTTTTAGACAGAAGGGTAGCATTTTCGTTTTATTTGTAGTTTTTTTGTATTCCTAAACTAACACACATGGAAATTCAAGGTAAAATAGTGCAGCTGCTTCCGGAACAAAAAGGCGAAGGCCGCAACGGACAATGGCGCAAAAAAGAATATGTGCTCGAAACACAGGATCAATATCCCAAAAAAGTGATTTTCAATCTCTGGAGCGAAAAAATTGACCAATTTCCTGTAAAAGAGGGCGACAAAGTAAAGGTGCATTTCGACCTGGAAAGCCGGGAATTTAACGGCCGCTGGTATACCGATGTAAAAGCCTGGAAAATTGAAAACCAGGGTACAGCGCCCAGCAATCTCCCACCCCTGCCCGATGAGAATGCTTTCGATAACCCTCCTCTGCCAGGAGAAGACGATCTTCCTTTTTAAGTGAGAAATCTCCTCAGCATCTTGTTTCAATTCCTGCAATTCGCAGATCAACCTACTGTTTCTGACGGATGGAAGTAAAAATTATCGAAACCGCAGACGGTTCCTCGTCGTTATTTGTTCCCGGCCTTAACGAGTGCTACCATAGTGTTCACGGCGCAGTGCAGGAATCGATGCATGTGTTTATTGCAGCCGGACTGCAAAGCATATCCAAAAACTCCATTCGTATTTTTGAAATGGGTTACGGCACGGGCTTAAATTTTCTGCTGACCTACCTGAACCGGGGCATACATTCCATTGATTATCATGCCATCGATGCCTTTCCACTGAAAGATGCTGTGATAAAAAAGTTAAACTACGTTCAAAACCTTTCACTTAAACCGGAGGAAGCTGAACTTTTCGAACGTTTTCATCAATCGGAAGGAAGGGTGCTGCACCACGAATGTTTCAGCTGGCATAAAAGTAAATGTACGCTGGAAAACTACGAAGCTCAGGTAAAATTCGACCTCATCTATTTCGATGCCTTTGCGCCTGCCATTCAACCCGAACTCTGGACTATTGAGGTGTTTGAGAAACTGTTTGCCATACTAAACCCCGGCGGGATTCTTACCACCTATTGTGCCAAAGGACAGGTACGACGCAACATGCAGGCTGCGGGTTTTGTTACCGAAAGGCTGCCCGGACCGCCCGGAAAATTTGAAATGCTTCGTGCCAGTCATCCATAGCCGGTAGCCAACTATCATTTTTTTCTTTTACTTCCGAACAATTTCTCTTAAAGTGCTGTTTCTTTTCAAACTACAATTACCAAAAGAAATGGCATTTATCGAAGAAGGAAAAACAGCTCCCGAATTCAGCGGAACCAACCAGAAGGGTGAACGAATAACATTGTCCTCATTCCGGGGAAAAAAAGTAATTCTTTACTTTTATCCAAAAGACAACACACCGGGCTGTACTGCCGAATCATGTAACCTGCGCGACAATTACAGCAACCTGCTCCAGAAAGGTTTTGAGGTAATTGGTGTAAGCCCCGACAGTGAAAAGTCGCATGCCGGTTTCGCCTCGAAATACGAACTGCCATTTCACCTCATTGCCGATACCGACCAGAAGATTCTGAAGCAATACGGTGCCTGGGGACTTAAAAAAATGTATGGAAAAGAATATGAAGGTGTATTGAGAACCACTTATGTCATCAACGAGCAAAGCCTGGTAGAAAAACTTATCACAAAAGTTGATACCCAAAACCATAGTGCCCAGATACTTCAAGAGCTGGGCTTATAAAACAAATAGCCTCAATTTAACGCAGAAGCTTTCGGAAAGATTCCCTTAAAATTCTAAGGTATACT
It contains:
- the mnmD gene encoding tRNA (5-methylaminomethyl-2-thiouridine)(34)-methyltransferase MnmD produces the protein MEVKIIETADGSSSLFVPGLNECYHSVHGAVQESMHVFIAAGLQSISKNSIRIFEMGYGTGLNFLLTYLNRGIHSIDYHAIDAFPLKDAVIKKLNYVQNLSLKPEEAELFERFHQSEGRVLHHECFSWHKSKCTLENYEAQVKFDLIYFDAFAPAIQPELWTIEVFEKLFAILNPGGILTTYCAKGQVRRNMQAAGFVTERLPGPPGKFEMLRASHP
- a CDS encoding NAD(P)H-binding protein gives rise to the protein MKNTLVIGSTGLVGSHLVRELEAHAGVETIRLLVRKSGVAAGKKTEVIVSDFSKESLSEAMQGISAVFICLGTTIIKAGSIQAMEAIDRDLPIQIASFASQNGVKQLAAVSSVGANAKSGNYYLRIKGEMEQGIQKIGFENLALVRPSLILGDRNEKRFGESFAKVMMRAAGFLFVGKLRKYKAIHARTIARAMIHILEQNNQKIVFESDTLQVLGQ
- a CDS encoding UbiA prenyltransferase family protein gives rise to the protein MAKFIINPYLFDCSTVKHLRFPFSFFLMPVFLFALSQANSVNWLSTAIAFFILHLLVFPSSNGYNSYQDRDESSIGGLKHPPKVSENLFYVTLMFDIAAVLLALLVSIFFSLFVLIFISMSRAYSYRRIRLKKYPIVGFLTVFIFQGAFVYLMAFTAISGFSVEVLSLNHIICMSVSSLFIGSVYPLTQIYQHEADKKDGVISISYKLGYKGTFIFSAILFSIATLILFYYFSLTSKPGQWVVFIIMMLPVIIKLNIWFNKVRKDTRYANFENTMTMNLLTSACMNSYFLILILNKSFTWF
- a CDS encoding type III polyketide synthase → MSRIISIGTALPKYCTPQEDILKFMQTAYKNNTASRKLKLLFHQSGIKKRYSVVPDFNPDCSDRIIFATGKTAPNVEERLLVYKEHAASLAIDAIHKAIKKLNSTPAEIKISHLITVTCTGLYSPGIDTEIMERLQLPNDIFRTSVNFMGCNAAFPALKIADMIVKTDENAKVLVVCVELCTLHFQPKDNTDNLLSNTIFGDGAAAVLVVSNKAAKQNSQKGLEMNGFYSLLLDKGKNFMAWNIKSLNFEMVLDPAIPDFIGSHSKEIVSKASLNLNIDPLKINKWAVHPGGKRILDALKKQLELSTEDLQHSYKVFEENGNMSSPTILFVLNEMMHSSHKPEETILAIGFGPGLSIETAKFTYAE
- a CDS encoding methyltransferase domain-containing protein — protein: MPNKFKHRSLQKEMLDEPNIDANLLRKNLKELDFLNKFTGGYRISMKGIKQLVYIHNKTYHIVDLGCGSGDFLVNIANWARKNNLKVQLTGVDFNPDAIAYLNTHCAEYPEINGVCMNYSDFLSENKNIDIVHCSLFCHHLSHEELVDLFVYFKQNLQCGFVINDLKRNWMAYSAAWLFPRLLNGSELAKNDGPISVLRGFRFNEIGQLMATANIKNYSIYKAWPFRFLVVGYI
- the bcp gene encoding thioredoxin-dependent thiol peroxidase, producing MAFIEEGKTAPEFSGTNQKGERITLSSFRGKKVILYFYPKDNTPGCTAESCNLRDNYSNLLQKGFEVIGVSPDSEKSHAGFASKYELPFHLIADTDQKILKQYGAWGLKKMYGKEYEGVLRTTYVINEQSLVEKLITKVDTQNHSAQILQELGL
- a CDS encoding DUF3127 domain-containing protein, producing the protein MEIQGKIVQLLPEQKGEGRNGQWRKKEYVLETQDQYPKKVIFNLWSEKIDQFPVKEGDKVKVHFDLESREFNGRWYTDVKAWKIENQGTAPSNLPPLPDENAFDNPPLPGEDDLPF